A genome region from Bacteroidota bacterium includes the following:
- a CDS encoding glycosyltransferase family 2 protein — translation MILQEKVLIIIPAYNEASTITQLIKSLKSFNDQWDIIIVNDGSSDETGTLAEETGLVSVVNLPYNLGIGAAVQTGFKYAFEKKYDYALQFDGDGQHQVNEVEKILNIVVNNEADIAIGSRFNKEYKGYKTQPLRRIGIKIFEFFSYFLIRQRITDHTSGFRAFNKKTIAFLKDNYPVDYPEPEVIILLGRNGFKIKEEFTQMFKRQGGVSSISAARGPYYMIKVIVAMFMASIRSKQIKKK, via the coding sequence TTGATTTTGCAAGAAAAAGTATTAATAATAATACCAGCATACAACGAAGCCTCCACCATTACTCAATTGATAAAATCTTTAAAGTCGTTTAACGATCAATGGGATATTATTATAGTTAATGACGGATCGTCTGATGAAACAGGAACTCTTGCCGAAGAGACAGGCCTTGTTAGTGTCGTAAATTTGCCATACAATTTAGGTATTGGAGCAGCCGTACAAACAGGATTTAAATATGCTTTCGAAAAAAAATACGACTACGCATTACAATTCGATGGCGATGGACAACATCAGGTAAATGAAGTTGAAAAAATTTTGAATATTGTTGTAAACAACGAAGCAGATATTGCCATTGGTTCAAGATTTAATAAAGAATATAAAGGATATAAAACTCAGCCACTGAGAAGAATAGGAATTAAAATCTTCGAGTTTTTTAGTTATTTTCTAATACGCCAGAGAATAACAGACCACACCTCCGGATTTCGAGCTTTTAATAAAAAAACCATTGCATTTTTAAAGGATAATTATCCGGTAGATTATCCGGAACCAGAAGTTATTATTTTGCTTGGACGAAATGGATTTAAAATAAAAGAAGAATTTACTCAAATGTTTAAACGGCAGGGCGGCGTGTCATCCATTTCTGCTGCACGAGGTCCGTATTATATGATTAAAGTAATTGTTGCGATGTTTATGGCATCTATCCGTTCGAAACAAATAAAAAAGAAATAA
- a CDS encoding DUF2304 domain-containing protein → MLSYYVFQKIQAVAIASSILMFVALLLLIRKKRIKEEFSLLWLFFGVVFIVFSVWRSGLDFVAGIVGISYPPAAMFMLFMLAFFLILIEFSVIISRLSDRNKNLTQEVGLLKMELKSIKSKIENLNIDKKKTSNH, encoded by the coding sequence ATGCTAAGCTATTATGTTTTTCAGAAAATTCAGGCAGTTGCTATTGCATCTAGCATTTTAATGTTTGTGGCACTCCTGTTGTTAATCAGGAAAAAGAGAATAAAAGAGGAGTTTTCGCTTTTGTGGCTTTTTTTTGGGGTAGTATTTATTGTTTTTTCAGTTTGGCGATCAGGACTTGATTTTGTAGCTGGAATTGTCGGAATATCGTATCCTCCTGCTGCAATGTTCATGCTTTTTATGCTGGCTTTTTTCTTAATTTTGATTGAATTTTCAGTCATCATCTCAAGACTTTCAGACAGAAATAAAAACCTTACTCAAGAAGTTGGACTGCTTAAAATGGAACTTAAAAGCATTAAGAGTAAAATCGAAAATTTAAATATAGATAAAAAAAAAACATCAAACCATTGA